From Nicotiana tabacum cultivar K326 chromosome 22, ASM71507v2, whole genome shotgun sequence, one genomic window encodes:
- the LOC107800991 gene encoding metal tolerance protein C4 has product MPTPRVLSALRRFRHTYQGSHSGSLSAALSPLQKKFDFDNFHFCPSKLQEEETEHHFDAYHKFHCNPSSQISGGIPSPSSFALRSIFSVNSSRNVVLLSSISRRNSHLFFSRGLISRAKKIRTIEVDDHGQRAVTTALWCNFLVFSLKFGVWFVSSSHVMLAEVVHSVADFANQALLAYGLNSSRRAPDAIHPYGYSKERFVWSLISAVGIFCLGCGATIVHGVQNLWTSEQPANIGYAALVIGGSFIIEGISLIVAIQAVQKGAAAEGMTVRDYIWRGHDPTAVAVMTEDGAAVTGLAIAAASLVAVNATGNPIYDPIGSIIVGNLLGMVAIFLIQRNRHALIGRAIDDNDMDRVLQFLKNDPVVDSIYDCKSEVIGPGFFRFKAEIDFNGVVLVQNYLERAGREVWAKQFREASEQKDDAALLKLMSIYGEEVVTALGSEVDRLEKEIQEIVPGIRHVDIEAHNPIGPSP; this is encoded by the exons ATGCCTACCCCTCGTGTTCTCTCTGCTCTTCGCCGCTTTCGCCATACCTATCAAGGCTCCCATTCCGGTTCTCTATCTGCAGCGCTCTCACCTTTACAAAAGAAATTTGATTTTGATAATTTTCACTTTTGCCCATCTAAACTCCAAGAAGAAGAAACTGAACATCATTTCGATGCTTACCATAAATTTCATTGCAATCCGAGCTCCCAGATCAGTGGAGGAATTCCGTCACCGTCTTCATTTGCATTGCGCAGTATATTCTCGGTTAATTCCTCACGAAATGTAGTCTTATTGTCTtcaatttccagaagaaatagTCATCTGTTCTTCAGCCGGG GTTTGATTTCCAGAGCTAAGAAGATAAGGACGATTGAGGTGGATGATCATGG CCAGCGAGCAGTCACAACAGCTTTATGGTGCAATTTTCTTGTCTTTTCCCTGAAGTTTGGGGTCTGGTTTGTCAGTTCCAGCCATGTCATGTTGGCTGAAGTTGTACATTCAGTTGCAGACTTTGCAAATCAG GCACTTCTTGCGTATGGTTTAAATAGCTCCAGACGTGCACCAGATGCTATCCACCC ATACGGCTACTCCAAGGAAAGATTTGTCTGGTCTTTAATATCTGCTGTTGGTATATTTTGTCTTGGTTGTGGTGCTACAATAGTTCATGGAGTTCAAAACTTGTGGACTTCTGAG CAACCTGCAAATATTGGATATGCAGCACTGGTGATTGGTGGCTCATTCATTATAGAGG GTATTTCTCTCATTGTAGCTATACAAGCTGTCCAAAAAGGAGCTGCCGCAGAAGGAATGACAGTGAGAGATTATATTTGGCGTGGCCATGATCCTACAGCTGTGGCTGTCATGACTGAG GATGGTGCTGCAGTTACAGGCCTAGCCATTGCTGCTGCATCACTGGTTGCTGTAAATGCCACTGGAAATCCAATTTATGATCCCATTGGTTCCATTATAGTGGGCAACCTTCTAGGAATG GTTGCGATATTTCTGATTCAGAGAAATCGCCATGCTTTGATTGGTAGAGCAATTGATGACAATGACATGGACAGGGTTCTGCAGTTCCTGAAAAATGATCCA GTTGTTGATTCCATTTATGATTGCAAAAGTGAGGTGATTGGACCTGGGTTCTTTAGGTTTAAGGCGGAGATAG ACTTCAATGGCGTAGTGCTGGTTCAAAATTATCTAGAGAGAGCTGGACGTGAAGTGTGGGCTAAGCAG TTTCGGGAGGCTTCAGAGCAGAAGGATGATGCAGCATTACTGAAACTGATGTCAATCTATG GTGAGGAAGTTGTCACAGCACTAGGGAGTGAAGTTGATCGGCTAGAAAAGGAAATCCAGGAAATAGTTCCTGGCATTAGGCATGTGGACATTGAGGCCCATAATCCAATTGGACCATCCCCATGA